A segment of the Jatrophihabitans endophyticus genome:
GCGAACTCGTCGGCCGATGCCTGCGTGCGCGAGCCGACCGCGACCAGCTCGCAGTCGGGCAGCAGACGCAGGTCGCGGGCGAAGGTGTGGGCGATGCCGCCGGTGGCGAGCAGGCCCCAGCGGATGGGTGCGGTCATGGCCGCATTCTGCCGCTCACCTCGGCGGCAGCGACGACGCGTAGGCGACGCCGTGTCGCACCCAGGCCGCGAGGTCGTCGTCGCCGGCGCTCAGGTCGACGCGCAGCCAGCCGGCCATCTCCCGCCCGCGCATCACCATGCGGGTCGCGCGCGGGTCGGCGAGCAGCTCCTCGGCGTCGTCGGGCTCGATGCGCACCATCAGCCCGCCCCGGCTGTTCGCCGCCACGGCCAGGTGACCTGCGATCAGGAACGCCCGCCCGCCGAACATCGACTTCTCGACGACGTCGGGCTCGACGTCGAGCAGCTCGCGGATGTGTTGCGCGAGCGCGGGGTCGTGGGCCATGACGGGAGTATGCCGCGAACCACGGCAGATCAGGGCGTGCGCCCGAGCGTGCAGGCGTCGAGCACCTCCTGTGCGTCGGTGCGCCCCCACCGCGGGTCGGCGAGGCAGGCCTTGGCCACCGTCGCCGCGCAGGGTCTCGCTCCGGTGCCGGCGTCGACGCAGTCGGAGTACCGCTGCTGGTAGCGGTCGCGGATCGCGTCCACGGTCCGTTCGTGCGGCGAGCGTGACAGGTCACCGACGAGCAGCCGCACCCCCAGCACGACGATCGCGACGATCACCAGGCCCCCGAGCACGCACGCCGCGACGAGCAGGCGCACCCGCCGCGTCCGCCGTGGGTCGGGCGCGTCGTCGTCCTCGATTTCGACCCACTTCGTCGCATCGCCGAGCGCGACGTACTCCACGGGACCGTCGTCCCCCTCGTGCGCGGCCATCCCGCCAGCGTAGGGAACGCGGCGGCCGGGGTACGCCCCCACTGCGGCCGGAACCCCCGCCGCCACGACGGTAGGGACACGACGATGGCAGACGACACGGCAGGAGATCAGGACGGTCGCGACAAGGTGATCGAGCTCGTCGGCAGGGCGCAGTCGGCGATGCTGACCACGATGACCGCCGACGGCGACCACGTGAGTCGACCGATGGCGGTGCAGGAGACGGAGTTCGACGGGGATCTGTGGTTCTTCGCCTACGACGACTCGGACAAGGCCCGCCAGATCCAGGCGCATCCCAAGGTCAACGTGTCGTTGGCGAACGACAAGAAAAGCGAGTGGACCTCGATCGCCGGGACGGCGGAGGTCGTGCACGACCCGGCGAAGGCCGAGGAGCTCTGGGCCAAGCCGTTGGAGACCTGGTTCCCGGACGGGCTGCAGACCCCGGGGCTGGCCTTGATCAAGGTCCATGCCAGCTCCGCCGAGTACTGGGACGCGGCCACGAGCAAGGTGAAGCAACTGCTCGGCATGCGTCGGGCGATCCGGCACGACGACCCCGACCAGTTCCCGGCGGAGAACCGCACCGTCGACCTCTGAGGGCCGGCGGTCACGGCGGGCGTGTCACCCCTTCCCGACTCCACATCGCGTCAGTTAGGGTTGCCTAACCTTATGTGGAGGTCGCCGTGCCGAGCAGCAGCAGCAACGTCCGTGGACTGACCCGCGACGTCCGACTCGACCTGGAGCCGGACGAGCCCGCCGAGCGCATGATGCGGCGCGTGGACCGGCGGGAGGTCGAGGCCGTGTGCCGGCACCTCGTCGGACGCGTCGGCTCGGTCGTGGCCGCGGTCGCGCCGGCCGAGCTGGCCGCGGCGGGGTCACGATGACGGCGGTCGAGGCCGACCTCGCCGTCGTGGCGCGCGAGGTCCTCGCGCTGGCTCCCGGCGGCACGCTGCACGTGCGCGGCCTGTCGGCCGACGCGGCCGCGGGCCTGGGGTGCGACGCCGCGTTCTACGACGACGACGGCCGCCCCAGCTTCGTCGTCCCGCCCGACTCGCCACTGGCCGAGGCCGCGACGTCGCGCCCCGGCGCGGTCCTGGCCGTGCCGGCCGGCGCGGCGGCGGGCGTGACCCAGCTCGTCCTCGGCGGCCATCTCGCCGTGGTGGAGCAGAGCGAGATCCAGGGCTCGGCCGTCGTCGTGGTCGGCCTGCTGGTGCACTCGGTCGTGCTCGAGAACGACGCGCCGGACTCCCCCACCGTGGCCTACCGGTCGATCACCCTCGACGCGTGGACCGCGGCCCGGCCCGACCCCCTGCACCGGGCGGCGCAGCGTCTCGTCAGCCACACCAACCACGCCCACGGCGCGCAGCTGCGCGAGTACGTCGCGGCGCTGCGGATGATCCCGGCCGAGGACGTCATCGCCGCCGAGCTCGCCGAGCTCGACGCGACCGGGGTGCAGCTCCAGTGGCTCGACGAACGGGGCGCGCACCGGGTCCGCGTCCGCTTCCCGGAGCCCGCGCACTGTCCGGCGAGCCTGGCGAGCTCGCTCCGCGAGACGCTGACCGGCTGACCGGATCCGCCGCGAACGGCGCCGCCTCGAACGGCGGCGGCGTCAGCGCGGGGCGGCGGTCGCGCCGAAGCGCAGTCCGTCGAGCAGCAGGTCGATGATGCGCGCCGCGCTCGGGTTGCCCGAGGGGTCGGCCGCCATGCACACCCCGCTCATCGCCCGCATGAGGTCCATGGGGTCGATGTCGTCGCGGATCTGCCCCGCGGTGACCGCGTCGCCGACCAGCGTCGACAGCGCCTCGCGCATGCGCACGTGGCTGTCGGCGAACAGCGTGTTCTCCGGCCCCAGCGCCGCCTTCAGCGCGGCGGCCATGCCCCGCTTGCGCGCCACGTAGACGACGAAGGCGCGCATCCACTCCGACAGCGCCTCGACCGGTTCGTGCTCGGCCCGCAGGCCCTCGACCCCCGCGCACAGCGTCTCCACCTCGCGGCGGTACACCGCCTCCAGCAGCGCGTCGCGGGTCGGGAAGTGCCGGTAGAGGGTGCCGATGCCGACGCCGGCGCCCTTGGCGATGTCCTCGAGCGGGGCCTCGGGGCCACGCTCCTCGAAGATGCGCGCCGCGGTGGACACGAGCAGCTCCCGGTTGCGCACGGCGTCGGCGCGCATCGGCTTGCCGCACGGCTCCACGGCCTCGCTGACCGACCCCGCCACGACACACCTCCGGAAACGACTTGCCTAACCGGAGGAACCCTCCGTATGGTTGGTCGTACCGGAGGATCCATCCGTTTGACTCCGATGCTACTACCCGAGTCGAGGTACTGCTCGTGACCGCATCCACCGAAACCCGGCCGGCCACCGCACCGGCCTACCCGCTGCGCCGGTTCGCCCGGCGACCGCGCCCGGCGCGGCAACCCCGCGCCGGCTCCGCCCTCGTCCTGTCCCTCATCCTCGTCTGCCAGCTCATGGTCGTGCTCGACGCGACGATCGTGAACATCGCCCTGCCCGACATCCGCGCCGACCTCGGCTTCTCGGCCGCGGGCCTGTCGTGGGTGGTCAACGCCTACACGCTGACCTTCGGCGGACTGCTGCTGCTCGGCGCCCGCGCCGGCGACATCCTCGGCCGGCGGCGGGTGTTCCTCGCCGGCATCGCACTGTTCACCGCGGCCTCGCTCGCCGGTGGGTTCGCGCAGTCGGCCGGCGAGCTGCTCGCCGCCCGCGCCGTCCAGGGTGTCGGCGGCGCCCTCGCCTCCCCCACCGCGCTCGCGCTGCTGATGACCATGTTCACCGGCTCCCGCGAACGCACCCGCGCCATCGGGCTCTACACCGCCGTGTCCATCGGCGGCGCCGCGATCGGCCTGGTCGCCGGCGGCATGCTCTCGGAGTGGGCCTCGTGGCGCTGGGTGCTGTTCGTCAACGTCCCGATCGGGATCGTGCTGCTGGTGGCCGCGCTGCCCTCACTGCCCGACACCCCGGGTCTGCGCGGTCGCTTCGACGTCGCCGGCGCACTGACCTCGACGCTCGGCATGGCGGCGCTCGTCTACGGCTTCGTGCACGCGGCCTCCGACGGCTGGTCGGACCCGATGACCCTCGCCGCGTTCGGCTCCGGCATCGCCCTGCTCCTGGGCTTCGTCGTCACCGAGGCCCGGGTCGAGTCGCCGATCACGCCGCTGCGGCTGTTCGCCGACCGGGTCCGCGCGACCGCCTACGTCGCCCGGCTGCTGCTCGTCGCCGGCATGATGGGGATGTTCTTCTTCCTCACGCAGTTCCTGCACACCGTGCTCGGTTACAGCGACCTGCGCACGGGCTTCGCGTTCCTGCCCATGCCCATCGCGGTGTTCGCCGCCTCGCAGCTGTCGGCCCGGGTGCTCGTCGAGCGCGTCGGCGGCCGCCGCCTCATGCTCGTCGGCCTGGTGCTGTCCACGATCGGCATGATCTGGCTGACGCAGCTGTCGGCCGACAGCGGCTACGGCGCGCTGCTCGGCCCGCTCGCGGTGTTCGCCACCGGCAACGGGCTGGCCTTCGTCCCGCTGACCTCGGCCGCGCTCGAAGGTGTCGCGCCGCAGGACTCCGGGGCGGCCTCCGGGCTGGTCAACGTCATGCAGCAGGTGGGTGGCTCGCTCGGGCTCGCCGTGCTCGTCACCGTCTTCGGGGCCGCCAGCACCGACGAGCAGGGTGAGCTGCCGGCCGGGCTGAGCCCGCACGAGGCCGCGACCCGGGTGTTCGTGCACGGCGCCGACACCGCCTTCTGGATGGCGGCGGTCTTCCTGGCCGGCACGCTGGCCCTCGTCGCGTTCGCCATGCGGCCGAAGGCGCAGGCCCGGCATGCCGGCTGAGGACGCGGGCGGCGTCCCCACCGCTCACAGCAGCGGCGACGCCTCCCACGGCCGGCCCAGCACGTGCTGGCCGCAGAAGCCGAGCAGCACGTCGTACCAGATCTCGGCGTTCGCCGGCGAGAGGACCCAGTGGTTCTCGCCGGTGAGCTGCAGGAAGCGATGAGGCAGCTCGGCCGGGTCACCGTCCCAGCGACGCACGAGGTCCCACCACAGCCGTAGCGCCTCGCTCACCGGCACCCGGTAGTCGCGGTTGCCGTGGACGATCAGCATCGGCGTCGTGATCTCGTCGGCGAACTGGTGCGGCGAGTTCTCCGCGTACCACCCGGGGTGTTCGGCCACCTGGCCGAACACCCCGGTCTTGTAGTCGGCGGCGTCGGTGGTCGCGTGCTGCTGGTCCAGTGCCCAGAGCCCGGCGTGCGTGACGATCGCCGCGAACCGGTCGGTGTGACCGGCGATCCAGTTCGTCATGTAGCCCCCGAAGGACGCCCCCAGCAGCGCCGTGCGCGACGCGTCGAGCTCCGGACGCCGCAGGGCATGGTCGAGCACCGCCTCGGACTCGCGCCACACGATCGCGGCCCGGTGCGGCCACGCCCGGTCGATCGCCGACTGGCCGTACCCGGTCGACAGCGCCGGATCGGGCAGCACGACCGCCCAGCCGCGGGCGGCCATGACCCACGGCGTCCAGCGCCACGACCAGGCGTTCCACGACGACAGCGGACCGCCGTGGATCCACGTCATCACCGGGGCAGGCGCGTTCTCGTCGGCGCCCTCGGGCAGCACCAGCCAGCCGTGCACCGACACCTCTCCGACCGCGACGTCCAGCTCGACCAACCGGCCCGGCAGTGCGGGCGTCGGCGCCGGGCTCGGCAGCACGACCGGTTGCTGGTCGGTCAGGCCGACGTCGAGCCGCACCGGGGTGGGCACCGAGTCCGGGGCGGAGCGCAGGGCGTAGAGCGTGCCGCCGTCCGGTGCGGGCAGCAGGTTGGAGTAGGCGGCGTCGGCGACCAGCCGGCCGCGCACCGCGCCGGTCGTGGGGTCCACGGCGACGACGGCGCCCCGGCCGTGCAGGTCACCGGCCACGAAGAGCGTCGCGGCGTCCGGGGACCACACCCACTCCGCGGGCCAGAGGTCGCCGAGGTCGGCGGTGGCGACCCGTGAGCCGTCGTCGGCGACGACGTCCACCCGCAACGACGCCGGCGTGTCGAAGCCGGCGATGCGCTGGGACCCGACGGCGATGTGGCGGCCGTCGGGCGACACCCGGGGGCCGACGTGGTCGTCACCCGGCGAGGGGTCGTGCACGGTCCGCGCGCCGGTCGCGGTGTCGATGAGCGCGAACCCCTCGATGTCGTGGCCCCGCGCGCCGCGGCGGCGCCAGCTCGTGACGACCGTGGCGCCGTCGGCGGTGATCGAGTAGCCGGCCTCGACGAGCTCGGTGGTGGCGTCCGGCGTGAGGTCGCGCGGTTCGCCGCCGGCGGGGTCGACGAGCAGCAACCGGGGTGACTCGACGCCGAGCTCGTGGTCCCAGTGGCGGATGGGCATGCCGGTGTGCAGGATCGCCGAGACGCCGCGGGCCGCGCGGGTGCGGCGCCGCTCGGCGTCGTCGCCGTCGCGCGGGGTGTGGGTCAGCCGGCTGCCGACGACGACGACGGCGCCCCGGTCGCGGGCCGGGACCGGGGCGGCCAGCCCACCCGCCCGGCGCGCCAGCACGACCGGCTCCCCCGTCCGGCCGAGCGACCACAGGGCCGCGCCGTCGACCGCCTCGTCGCGGTCGTGTCCCGGCTCCGGGCGGGTCGAGGTGAACAGCAGCGCCCCGTCGGCCGCGAACACCGGCGCCGACTCGCCCTGCGCCGAGCGTGTCAGGCGCACCGGGTCGCCGCCGGCGAGCGGGATCTCCCAGAGCGCGGCGGTGTATCTCGCGCCGTCGGCGTCCGGCTGCGACACGGTCGCCACGAGGCGCCCGCCGTCCGGGCTCAGGGCGAGCCCGGTCAGCCGGGGCAGCGCGGCGAACGCGGCGAGGTCGCCGAACGGGTCCGCGGGCAGGTCAGCGGGGACGCGGCTGGTCATCACCAGACGCTAGCGCGAGCGGTGCGGGCTCCCGCTGCCGGCGCAGCTCGGCGACGAGGCTGTCCAGGCTGTCGGTGATGCGGTCGGTGGCCTCGGCCACGGCGGTCGCGACACCCGGGCCGCCGACGGTCTCGGGATGCTCGTCGAGCAGGGCGAACAGCGCCTCCTGCTCCGGACGCAACGCCGCCGAGCGCGGCGGCGGCCGTTGCGACGCGACGGCCTCGGCCAGCGCGCCGAGGACCTCGCCGGCCCGCGTCGCGAACGGGGTGATGCGCGCCAGGCCGCCCGCGTCGCGGAGGGGGACGCGGACGGCGTCCAGGGTCAGGGCGGCGTGCACGAAGCGGTGGGAGTGCGCGAGCACGGTGCGGCCGAGCTCGACCTGGGGCTGGCCGCGGACCGGTTCGGCGGCGGCCCGGTCGACCGATGCCTGCGCGTTCGTGCGCGCGAGCCGGCAGGCGGCCCGCACCGCCAGCAGCCGGCGTCGGTCGGTGTCGGGGTCGACGACCGCGGCGAGGTAGTCGCCGTAGGCCCGCAGCAGCGCGACCAGGCGCTCGACGACGAACCGACGCTCCCAGGCCGGGAACGCGAGGGTCGCGAGCACGGCCAGCGCCCCGCCGGCCAGGGTGGCGACCGCCCGGTCGACGACGGTGTCCCGGGCCGGCACGCCCTGGATCTGCAGCAGCACGACCACGAGCGCCGACAGGCTCACCGCGGTCGGCGCGACGTTCGCCGGCCCCGAGAGCCGCATGCCGAAGGCGAACACGGCGACGAGCGCCACGTGCCACCAGTCGCCGCCGGGCAGCCAGTGGACCAGCTCGGTCGCGACGATCAGGCCGAGCACGGTGCCGGCCGTGCGCATGGCCGAGCGCTGCAGGGTGGTGCCGAAGTCCGGACGCAGCACGACGAGCAGGGTCAGCGCCACCCAGTAGCCGCGGTCCAGGCCGGCGGCGCGGACCATGGTGTCCGACGCCCCGACGACGACGGCGAGGCGCGCCGCGTGACGCAGCACGGCGGAGTCCGGCGCGAGGTTCGCCCGGACGAGCGCGACCGGGTCGTGCAGGAGTCGACCGGTCGGGCTCTCGTGCCGCTCGCCCCGCCGTCCCTCGCTCGCGCCGGTGCGCGAGCTCTGGACGACGGCCCGCAGCTGCCCCGACAGCGCGCGCAGTCGCGATGCCGTGGCCCGGCGGGTGAAGGCGGCCGGCGCGTCCACGCTGTCCTCGAGCCGGTCGACGGTGTGGCCGACGGTCCGGCGCGCCCGCGCCGACACGTCCTCGTCCACCGCCCGGCCGGCGTCCAGGGCCGCGGCGACGTCGTCGAGCACGCTCGCGGCCGCGGTGAGCGACCCCCGTACCAGCCCGGCGAGGATGGGGTTGCGCTGCTCGGCCAGCCGTTCGGCGAAGGACGTCACCACGATCAGCTCGCGGCGGATCCGCTCGGCCTCGTCGAGCAGCACGCGGTAGGCCTCGACGCTGGGCCCGTGATCGTGACCGAGGCCGTAGAGAGTGTCCCGCGCGTCGCCGAGGGCATCCCCGGCGGGCGGCCCGGCGACGGTGCCGCGCTGCGCCCGCGCGGCGTTCGCCAGCTCGCGGTAGAGCGCGGCCAGCGCCACTCGTTCCGGGCGGTGGCGGCGCAGCGGCCATGCGGCCACCGCGAGCAGGGTCTGCACCGCACCCCCGAGCACCACGAGCAGCCCGACGTGCACGGCGGCCGACGACGGCTCCGGGGTGTGCCCGAGAATGAGCGCCGCGGCGGTGGCGGCGACGCCGAACTGGGTGGCCGCCGGCCCCGCGCTGAGCAGGAGGCCCGCGCCGAAGGCGAGCACGACCAGCAGCAGCACCGACAGCACGCCGTGCCGCGATGCCGCCACGGCGAGCGCGCTCGTGGTGCCCGCCGCGACGGCGACGCCGAGCATGCGCAGCAGTCGCAGCCGGTACGGGCCGGGCCGATCGGCGAACCCGGTCTGCAGCGCGCCGATCGTCGCGGCCAGCCCGATGCCGGCGTCACCGTTCGCGGCTCCCACCGCCAGCGGTGCGGCGATGCCGACGGCGTTGCGCAGCGCGACGAGCGGGTCGGACTGCGTGCGGTCCAGCCGCGCGGCGTCGCGCAGCAGGCGGGCCAGCGACCCCCGGGTCCCGGCGATGGGTGCGCTCAGCCGACCTCCTCCGGGCCCTGCGCCGCGAGCTGCCCGCAGGCGCCGTCGATGTCGCGCCCCCGGGTGTCGCGGACGGTCACCGGGACGCCGCGCACCTGCAGCCGTTCGACGAAGGCGCGCTCGACCCGCTTGGACGAGGCGTCCCACTGCGAGCCGGGGGTCGGGTTGAGCGGGATGAGGTTGACGTGCGCCAGCCGCGGGGCGAGCAGGTCACCGAGCAGCTCGGCCCGCCACGCCTGGTCGTTGACGTCGCGGATCATGGCGTACTCGATGGAGTAGCGGCGGCCGGTGCGGGCGGCGTACGCGTCGGCGGCGGCGAGCACCTCGGCCACCTGCCAGCGGGTGTTCACGGGCACGAGGGTGTCGCGCAGCTCGTCGTCCGGCGCGTGCAGCGACACCGCCAGCGTGACGTCCAGGCCGGTCTCGGCGAGCTTGGCGATGGCCGGGACGACCCCGACGGTGGACACGGTGACCGACCGGCGGGAGATGCCGAACCCGTTCGGGGCGGGATCGGTGAGCCGGTGCAGCGCCGCGAGGACCCGGTTGTAGTTGGCGAGCGGCTCGCCCATCCCCATGAAGACGATGTTGGACAGCCGGCCCGGCCCGCCGCCGAGCTCGCCGTCGGCGGCGGCGCGGGCGGCCACGCGCACCTGCTCCACGATCTCGGCCGTCGACATGTTGCGGGTGAGGCCGCCCTGGCCGGTGGCGCAGAACGGGCAGGCCATGCCGCAGCCGGCCTGGCTCGACACGCACACGGTGATGCGCTCGCGGCTGCCCTCGCGGGCGGGGTAGCGCATGAGCACGCTCTCGACGAGCGCGCCGTCGTGCAGCCGCCAGAGCGTCTTGCGGGTGGTGCCGGCATCGGTCTCGAAACGTCGGACCTCGGTGAGCAGCGGCGGCAGCAGGCCGGCCGCGACCTGTTCCCGCAGGCCCGCCGGCAGGTCGGACATCCGGGTCGGGTCGCCCTCGAGCCGGGCGTAGTACTGCCGGGCGAGCTGATCGGCACGGAACCGGGGCAGGCCGAGACCGGCGACGGCGGCGGTGCGCGCGCCGGCGTCGAGGTCGGCGAGGTGGGTCGGCGGCAGCCCCCGGCGGGGGGCATCGAAGACGAGAGGGAGCGCGGTCATGGCGAGGTCGATTGTCCCAGAAATTCCGGCGGAGCGAGCCGGCCCGCGCGCGGGGGCGGGTCAGCCGGTGCCGGCGACGACGAGATCGACGCGCTCCCACGGTCGCTCCCGCTCGGCGTAGGCGCGCTCGCTGGGGATCCAGTCGTCGCGCCACCGCGACATGAGCTCCGGACCGTCCCGGCGCAGCGCGCGGTCGAGCCGGGTCGGCTCGGGCGTGTCCACCCAGACGGTGACGTCCCACGGCACGATCAGCTCGCGGCGGGTGGCCGAGACGCCCTCGACGAGCACCACCCCGCCCGGTGCGACGTCGTGCCATTCCGCGCCGCGGTCGGTGGCCCAGTCCCACCGCTGGTACCGCGCGCGGCGGCCGGTCACGAGCGGGTCGACGAGCTGGCGCTGCAGCCGGCGCCAATCCCATTCGGCGACGCGCGGGCCGGCGAAGTCGTCCACCCGCACCACCGTCGCGGCCGGCACCACCCCGGCCAGCCAGTCCGCGAGGGTCGACTTGCCGGCGGCGCCGAAACCGTCGATCCCCACCCACCGGGTGCGCTCGGACGGCAGCCGCAGCACCGCGTCGCGGACGTCCTCGCGGCCGGCCGTCACACCGGCGCGAACAGCGACAGCAGCAGGTAGCCGACCGCGGCGCACGGCAGCAGCGAGTCGAGCCGGTCCATGACGCCGCCGTGCCCCGGCAGCAGCCGTCCCATGTCCTTGATGCCGAGATCGCGCTTGACCATGGACTCGCCGAGGTCGCCCAGCGTGGCGGTGACGACGACGGCGAGGCCGAACAGCAGCCCCTGCCACCACGCCTGGTGGAAGGTGAGGGTCAGGAAGAGGACGCCGGCGGCGGAGCAGGCCAGCACCGAGCCCGCGAAGCCCTCCCACGTCTTGGCCTTGGACACGACCGGCGCAAGCGGGTGGCGGCCGAACAGCACGCCGGTGGCGTAGCCGCCGGTGTCGCTGCACACGACGGTGGCGACCAGCGCGAGGACCCGCGCGGCGCCGTCGTCCGGATGCGCCAGCAGGACCGCGAACGCGGCCAGCACGGGCACGTACAGCAGGACGAACGCCGACGCGGCGGCGTCGCGGGTGTACCCGTGCGCGCCGTCGCCGACCCGCCAGATCACGATGCCGAGCAGCGTCACCAGGGCCGCGATGACCAGCCCGTTGGTGTCCTTGAGCCAGGCGGCCGCGAGCAGGGCCGCCCCGCCGACGAGCAACGGCGTGAGCGTGAGCCGGATCGACACGGTGCGCAGCGCCTGGGCGAGCTCCCAGGTGCCGTAGAGCGCGGCCGCGCCCACCACGAAGCCGAAGCTGGGCCGGTAGACGAACAGCGTGACGACGATCAGGGCGCCGAGCCCGACGCCGACGCCGATGGCGGCGGGCAGGTTGCGACCGGCACGCGACCGCGGCGGCGGCTCGGGCGCGACCGGTTCGCCGGCGGTCGACTCCTGCGACTCGTCGCCCTCCCACACGCCCGCCGGTTCGTCGAGCGTCGCGCCGGGGGCCGCCGGGCCCGCGGCGCCGTCGCGGCCGGAGCCGTCGCGAGCCGTGCCGTCGTGAGGTGGGGTGTCGTCCGCAGGCATGTACCGGGGTCAGACCTCGAGCAGTTCGGTTTCCTTCGCCTTGACGGCGTCGTCGACCGTGGCGGTGTACTTGGCGGTCAGCTTGTCCAGCTCGCCCTCGGCGCGGTGCACGTCGTCCTCGCCGGACTCGCCGTCCTTGACCAGCTTGTCGAGCGCGTCCTTCGCGTGGCGACGCACCGAGCGCAGCGAGACCCGGGCGTCCTCGCCCTTGCCCTTGGCGACCTTGACGAGCTCGCGACGCCGTTCCTCGGTGAGCTGCGGGAAGACGACGCGGATGAGCGTCCCGTCGTTGGTCGGGTTGACACCGAGGTCGCTGTCGCGGATGGCCTTCTCGATCGCGTTGAGCTGGCTGGCGTCGTAGGGCTTGATGACCGCCATCCGCGCCTCGGGGACGTTGACGGTGGCCATCTGCGGGATCGGCGTCGGCGCGCCGTAGTAGTCGACGACGAGCCGGGCGAAGGCGTTGGCGTTGGCGCGGCCGGTGCGGACGCCACCGAGGTCGTCGCGCGCCACGTGGACGGCCTTCTCCATCTTCTCCTCGGCCTCGAAGAGGATCTCGTCGATCACCGCTCGTCCCTTCCGGATGTCCGTGCCGGCGCACCGGCCGGCGTGCCACGTCCGATCATGCCTGCGCCCCCACGCGGGTGCCGATCGCCTCGCCGCGGACGGCGCGGGCGATGTTGCCGTCGGCGAGGGAGAACACCACGATCGGCAGTCCGTTGTCCTTGCACATCGTGAAGGCCGTGGAGTCCGCGACCTTCAGCCCGCGACTGAGGACCTCGTCGTAGCTGATCTCGTCGAACTTGCGCGCGGTCGAGACGAGCTTGGGGTCGGCGTCGTACACGCCGTCGACGCCGTTCTTGCCCATGAGCAGGACCTCGCAGCTGATCTCCAGCGCGCGCTGCACGGCCACGGTGTCGGTGGAGAAGTAGGGCATGCCCGCGCCGGCACCGAAGATGACGACGCGGCCCTTCTCCAGGTGCCGCTCGGCGCGGCGCGGGATGTAGGGCTCGGCCACCTGGCCCATGGCGATCGCGGTCTGCACGCGCGTGGGAACGCCGGCCTTCTCCAGGAAGTCCTGCAGGGCCAGGCAGTTCATGACCGTGCCGAGCATGCCCATGTAGTCGGCGCGGTCGCGGGCCATGCCGCGCTGGCTGAGCTCGGCGCCGCGGAAGAAGTTGCCGCCGCCCACGACGATGGCGACCTGCGTCCCCTCGGCGACGACCTCGGCGATCTGCCGGGCGATCGAGGCGACCACGTCGGGGTCGACGCCGATGGCACCGCCGCCGAAGACCTCGCCGGAGAGCTTGAGCAGCACGCGCCGGTACCAGCCGCGGGGCACGTCGTCCGACGGCGACGGGGCCGCCTCGATCTCGGTCATCTCGGC
Coding sequences within it:
- the pyrH gene encoding UMP kinase; the protein is MTEIEAAPSPSDDVPRGWYRRVLLKLSGEVFGGGAIGVDPDVVASIARQIAEVVAEGTQVAIVVGGGNFFRGAELSQRGMARDRADYMGMLGTVMNCLALQDFLEKAGVPTRVQTAIAMGQVAEPYIPRRAERHLEKGRVVIFGAGAGMPYFSTDTVAVQRALEISCEVLLMGKNGVDGVYDADPKLVSTARKFDEISYDEVLSRGLKVADSTAFTMCKDNGLPIVVFSLADGNIARAVRGEAIGTRVGAQA
- the frr gene encoding ribosome recycling factor is translated as MIDEILFEAEEKMEKAVHVARDDLGGVRTGRANANAFARLVVDYYGAPTPIPQMATVNVPEARMAVIKPYDASQLNAIEKAIRDSDLGVNPTNDGTLIRVVFPQLTEERRRELVKVAKGKGEDARVSLRSVRRHAKDALDKLVKDGESGEDDVHRAEGELDKLTAKYTATVDDAVKAKETELLEV
- a CDS encoding uridine kinase family protein, which produces MTAGREDVRDAVLRLPSERTRWVGIDGFGAAGKSTLADWLAGVVPAATVVRVDDFAGPRVAEWDWRRLQRQLVDPLVTGRRARYQRWDWATDRGAEWHDVAPGGVVLVEGVSATRRELIVPWDVTVWVDTPEPTRLDRALRRDGPELMSRWRDDWIPSERAYAERERPWERVDLVVAGTG
- the rlmN gene encoding 23S rRNA (adenine(2503)-C(2))-methyltransferase RlmN; the encoded protein is MTALPLVFDAPRRGLPPTHLADLDAGARTAAVAGLGLPRFRADQLARQYYARLEGDPTRMSDLPAGLREQVAAGLLPPLLTEVRRFETDAGTTRKTLWRLHDGALVESVLMRYPAREGSRERITVCVSSQAGCGMACPFCATGQGGLTRNMSTAEIVEQVRVAARAAADGELGGGPGRLSNIVFMGMGEPLANYNRVLAALHRLTDPAPNGFGISRRSVTVSTVGVVPAIAKLAETGLDVTLAVSLHAPDDELRDTLVPVNTRWQVAEVLAAADAYAARTGRRYSIEYAMIRDVNDQAWRAELLGDLLAPRLAHVNLIPLNPTPGSQWDASSKRVERAFVERLQVRGVPVTVRDTRGRDIDGACGQLAAQGPEEVG
- a CDS encoding phosphatidate cytidylyltransferase, whose amino-acid sequence is MPADDTPPHDGTARDGSGRDGAAGPAAPGATLDEPAGVWEGDESQESTAGEPVAPEPPPRSRAGRNLPAAIGVGVGLGALIVVTLFVYRPSFGFVVGAAALYGTWELAQALRTVSIRLTLTPLLVGGAALLAAAWLKDTNGLVIAALVTLLGIVIWRVGDGAHGYTRDAAASAFVLLYVPVLAAFAVLLAHPDDGAARVLALVATVVCSDTGGYATGVLFGRHPLAPVVSKAKTWEGFAGSVLACSAAGVLFLTLTFHQAWWQGLLFGLAVVVTATLGDLGESMVKRDLGIKDMGRLLPGHGGVMDRLDSLLPCAAVGYLLLSLFAPV